The nucleotide sequence GTGCCACTGCTCTCCACGGCAGTGGAGCCACTGTCGCAGCTTTGCCTTCAGCTTGGCCGGAGCACCGCTTCCCCTGATGTCACCTCTGCCATCATGCGGAGGAGCACTGTCGACGATGCTATCTTCTTCATGGCCCAAGCCACCGACTTCCTCTCTGCTGCTGGTGTCCTTTAGGCGAATGCGCGTGCTTCTGCCTCCAACTTAAAGGGACCGCGGAGGGGAAAACCCTGCAGCcttcttgatgatgtcatccagccagccctataaaagggctcttcagtctttgctctGGGCCTTCGCAATGGTTGCTGGCTCCTTCAAGgtcttcctgttccatgttctttgttctaTATTCTTGGTCTCTcaactgttcctggttcctgtcttctatGGCTTTAGTCTTGAGTCCAAGTCCTCATTCCTGGTTCCAAGTTTGCATCCtgtccagagtcttcagagtcttcgtTTGCTGGTCCAAATCTCCAGAAGTCCCTTGGTTTTAAAGTCTTGTTCCAAGATCCTGATTTCCGAGGTCCTGTCCATGATCCTGGGTTCCTGAGTCCGAATCCGAGTTCCTGAATgctgtcccggtcttcagagttcttgttccagcttctgccttgttcctgagtccattgCCTGCACTGCTACCATCATGGTCTGTGACCTGCCCACAGGTTGTTTAGGGCACGCAGTGGTGCAGGGCTCTCTCAGAGCCTCTGttttgttccaagtcctgatacCAAGTCCTCAAGTTCCAAGTCCAGATTCTGCGTTGCTGTCGGCCTGGGCCGCAACTAGcccatgggctgtgtagggcgcgttgTGATGCAGGGCTCTCCCAGATCTacatcttgtccaagtctttcATGTCTTCgtctagttccaagtcttcagtgcgtTCATCGTGTCCAtgtctccagagtcatcttcaATCCTCGCCTTTGTCTGTCCTGATGCACAAGCCTTTCCCAAGCgtcaagtccgaaagggcttttggAGTGTCTGGAGGGAtacccagagaccagcattatgTTTCTGGGTCTCACCTCCTGGTGTGTGCTGGACATCCAAGTGTTCAAGTCCAAGTGTTCTGTTCCAAGTCGAATATTCCAGTTCCAGCCAGCCTGTGCCCGGATGTGTTCGCCCGTCAGCAGTGTGGACCACAGCCAGTTCCCGAGTTGTACAAGTCGCACCGCGGCACAGGGGCTTATGCTCTCAAGTGTCCATCCATGCTTACAACAGAAATTATGTATCCAGTCAGTTTGGCATCAGACACTCATTCCCCCTTAATACTTATCTCCAATTCTAATATACAAATATTTGGCAATAATGTACAGGCAAGCTCTAGATGGATACTCAACAAGAAGGTCTGTGCCATTCTGCACACCTGTCCTCTTTAGTGTACCCTCAATATTTAAGTTTAACTTgtccaaaaagaaaagaaaaacacagcTCACATGAACTCACCAGAACCTGACACATGCCATGTAGTCATTGGTTCCTCTTGCATATGCTGTCTGCAACCCACCTAAGGTACTAATGGATGTGTGTGCACATATTTAGGATCAAGGTACATTCATACATATCTAACTGTAATTACTTAATGTGAAGGACAGTGAAGGTTATAATCATAGCCAGAGCCCCCCGTTTCTTgtggcaaattccagagcttaattatgcattgagtgaaaaagaatgttctcagattagtctgaaatgtgctacttgctaacttcatgaagtgctagtccttctattatccgaaagtgtaaataaccgattcatatctactcgttaaacacctctatcatatcccccccctcagctgtctcttctctaagttgaagaaccctaacctctttagcttttcctcataggggagctgttccattccccttatcattttggttgcccttctctgtaccttctccagtgcaactatatcttttttaagatgcagcaatcagaactgcatacagtactcaagatatggtctctccatggagcaatacagaggcattataatattttctgtactattctccattactttcctaataattcctaacattccgattgcttttttgactgctgcagtgcactgagctgacaatttcaatgcatttccacacctagatcttttccctATTACTGTAGATTACGATTCAGTTTAGTCTTCCTCCTCTAAGAATGACTCACTAGCAGGGTCTGAACctcatttgtatatttttttctttaaagtttcTGATTTTCAACAGCCTTTTCTCCCATATTTTGGTAATAGATCTTTCCCAAGATTTTTCAGACACCATGCAAGAGTAAGGAACATGTAAAAAGTAATgtaattttagttttatttgagaAACTGGAGGAAAACCCAGCGACATGCTGCTTTTCAGTCCAGTGATTCATGCaaccccttaccccccccccccaaaaaaaaaaattatatttttttctcatttctattttcttctgaagcttttttcttctgtttttcatTGAGGTGTCTTAGCAGAGTATATATATTTTAGATCTTATTCTGTTATTGCAGCATATTTCAGCTTGAGATTTTGAATTTTACTCATTTTTGGCATCTCAATCCTTCAAGGCACTCATTAACCAGTGTCACTTTTATTACACAAACTCTAAAAGCTGTTTCCAAGGAGAAGGTGTTTTCATTCTGCCTGTCTCCCATTCTGCTTGGTAAGACTCTCTCACTAATGATGTTAGCTGCAGAATATTGAATCACGTTCGTTTCTATGATTTCAAAAGATTGTCCCTTTATGCAGATTAGAGTCTTCTTATCATGCTTTTACTTTGGGCACCAATATTATCTTAAGTAGTCTTTCCCCTCTTCTGAGTCCCAGCAGTCATATCCAATTCCACAAAGGCCAGGAGCTCAACCCCTAGCTTCTCTATCTCCTGTTCTCTGTCCTGCCTTTCTTCTTCACTCTGTTTCCTGATATGCtatgtggattttctggtgcatTCTGAGACTGTTCTTATGACTGAACTGTTTACCGCACTCAGAACAAGTAAATGATTTCACTCCTGTGTGTATTAACTGGTGGATTTTGAGGTTGGTCTTTGATCTGAAGGCTTTGCTACACTCagtgcatttaaatggtttcaCTTCTGTGTGAATTGTCTGGTGCCTTGTGAGACGTGTCTTGAGACTAAAACCTTTACCACACTCAGCACAAGTAAATTGTTTTAGTTCTGAGTGGATTCCTTGGTGGCTTTTAAGGTTGCTCTTCCGACTGAAAACTttgccacattcagtacatgtaaatggtttcactcctgtgTGAATTATCTGGTGGCTTATGAGATGGGTCTTCCTATTaaagcctttaccacattcagaacatgtaaatgatCTCTCTCCAATGTGGACTGTCTGGTGAGTTGTGAGATCATTCTTCTCATtgaagcctttaccacattcataacatgtaaatggtttcactcctgtgTGGATTGCCTGATGGCTTATGAGTTGATTCTTCAacctaaagcttttaccacacacTGTACATGTAAATGATTTAACTCCTGTATGGATTGCCTTATGGCTCATCATGTTGATCTTACAACTGAAGCCTTTTCCACATTCACTACATCTAAATGGTTTCACCCCTGTGTGAATTCTCTGGTGGTATATGAGGCTGCCCTTCCAACTGAATCCTTTCCCAcattcactacatgtaaatggtttcactcctgtATGGGTTGCCTGGTGGCCTATGAGTTGGCTCTTGAGCCTGAAGCTTTTACTACATTctgaacatgtaaatggtttaatTCCTGTGTGGATTGTCTGGTGGCTTATCAGGTTGATCTTACAAGTAAAGCATTTTCCACACTCAGAACAGGTAAATGGTTTCACACCTGTGTGCACTGTCTGGTGGCTTATGAGTTGTGTCTTCTGATTAAATCCTAAaccacactcagaacatgtaaatgatTTTACCCCTGTATGGATTGTTTTATGCTTTATAAGGCCTACCTTTGAACTGAATCCTTTACCACagtcagtgcatgtaaatggtttcactcctgtATGGACTGCTTGATGGCTTGTGAGCTGTGGCTTATGACTGAAACTTATACCACACTCAGTACAGCTAAACGGTTTCACTCCAGTGTGTGTTCTTTGGTGGCTTTTAAGGTTGCTATTGAGACTAAAGTTTTTACCACATTCTGTACAAGTAAATGGTTTCATTCCTGTGTGTATTCTCTGATGTGAGGTGAGATGTGCTTTCTGCTTAAAACCTtttccacactcagtacatgtaaatggttttactCCTGTATGGATTCTTTGGTGGCTTTGAAGGAGGCTATTCAGACTAAAGGCTTTATCACACACAGTACACTTAAACTGTTTCACTCCTGTGTGAATTTTCTGGTGCCTTGTGAGTTGTATTTTCTGACTGAATCCTTTCCCACACTCTGTGCATGTCAATAGTTTCACTTCTATGTGAATTTTCTGGTGTCTTGTGAGATTGGTCTTATGACTGTAGCCTTTACCGCACTTATTGCATGTAAATTGTTTGCCTCTTGAGTGAATTTTCTGGTGCTTTGTGAGCTGTATTTTCTGACTGAAACCTTTACCACACTCATTGTATATAAATTGTTTCACTCCTATGTGAATTCTCTGGTGACTTCTGAGGTGTGCACTGTGACTGAAGCTTTTACAAAATTCATTATAAGAAACTTGGTTCTCTGTTAGgtggattttcttttgttttctaagCTTCATTTTCTGACGGAAGTCTTTTTCACATTCAGTATGTGTAAATCGCctttttcctttttgatttttCTGGGGTGGTAAGAGCTCTGCCTTTTTTCTTAAGTGCTTTTCAGCTGTAGTATAAGAGAATGGTCTCTCACCAATttcattttgtgggttttctgttAAGGTTTTCCTCTTGCAGCTGCTATTTTTACATTCATTATTTGAAATTGGTCTCTCACGTGGGTGGGATTTCGTTTGCCTTATTAACTTTCCTTTCTGAATGAACATTTTGTCAGAATGAATAGAGGAAATTGGTCTCTCCTCAGTGGGACTGTGCTGGTGTTTTGGGAGAATTGTTTTATTAAGAAGTCTTTCCCTACAGTCTGTATTTATAAATGGTTTTTCCTCCTTGTTGATTTTCTGGGTTTGCCTTAGTTTTCTTGTCCTACTCATGTCTTTGCCATACACAGAATATGTAATAGGTGTCTTTCCTGTGCCTTCTTCCTGTTTCTGTTCTCTCTTCTGACTGAAGGTTTTCTCGCACTCTGTACTTGTAGACGGTCTCTCTTCATTGAGAGATCTCTGCTCTGATCTCAGAGTTTCAGCATTGCTGCAGAATATCCCACACACATCACATGCACATCTTTCTTCTGTCGTCAGGTTTCTCTGTTCTTCCTCGGTCTGTGTGATATTTCTGGCACTTTGCTCACACAGAGCCACGTCTCCTGTTGAATTTCTTTCCGAGATGCGTCGATTGCTATAATTTTTTCCCCAGTCAGTATGAGAAGTAGTAACAGCTTCTCCTCTTTCTGAAAACATCTTGCTGCCTTCTGGATTCCCACTGAGCTCCCGGTGGTGGATTTCAGTATTACTGTTTCTGGACTCATCAttttctagattaaataaataaataaatgttgggtaTTATTCAATGAGAAGGAGAAGTTCAGTAATATAATATAATTTCGTAATTTCTTGATGTGATTCTGCCATTCTCCTAAAGAAGTCACAGTACAAAATTTTCAGTGCTTCTGTCATCGTTTTCAAAGCCAATCATACCTGTAAAGAGCAATTTAGGAAGATAAATTGGCTCTCTGGGATCTGTCCTCCCTCAATGAGGAAAAAAGTATTGCACATTAGAAGTAATTTAAGCTGAACTGAGCGTCATTACCAGGGACTTGGGGGAGGAAAAGTACACGTATGGTCTGAATTTCCGAAGTTTGcaatttattttccattaaagtaaCTACACTTTCACTTTTAATACTGGAGCAAAGCCCACGACCTTGTGATACTTTGACAGTTGCCCGCTGGTGAGCAGTGAGAGAGAGTCACCATTGGAGGATTGAGCACAGAACATACAAGAGATAACCCAGCACGGGAGGGAATATTACAGCTAAAACGTGGCGGCAAAGAACAGAACCACAAAGACTGAAGACAATGATTAGAGTGGTAATTgcaaagaaatatatataattataaacgtaacagtgaaaacaaaatgtatatacaaaattaaataatgaaatagaatacattttaaaagatgtCTTAAATTTCAACCCAACGTAGCTATGTTTCAGCTGGAAAATTACTTCACAGGATTGcttatttcaaaaaaatattttacaaaatagaagaaaaaaaaatatatatatatacatacatatacacttcCGCAGTGTTCCGGCAGGTaaatccccacaagtgggttatgcacttctgccagtagatggagatggaacaaaagCTGATGCCACGACTATATAGTCttgccccgacatcagcccgccagtattctccatctccagagatggtggacatgcatttcccttcaggGGACTGCCTgtgagtaaataaaaaaaaagaaaagaagttggaaaggagataTATGAAGGACGAGATGTCTATGTAGCCCTGCTTGTCTCCTGAAGTGATAACCGtgcggtccctccctcagtagagtgccttcaGTCCGGTAGCCTTGACTGGCGTGGACCTAGATTCTAATCAAAGGTCGCAGGTCGAGAGAGGCTCGgcagtgaaggctttagccctctcccccctAGCTGGGAACCGTTCCTGCTCTcacagccagggagggctgagctcaggttaaaaaaaaaagtgaagaggaagaaagcaggagaagggtctgtttcTCGGCGTTCAGTAGTCCCGCTCACGTTGGGGTGTTCTGTGAGGTGAAGAGAGAGTGCAGGCATGGCGGACtgagcagccatttggctaggccccgctcccaGGCTTCTCCCATTCTGGCGTGTGGTAGGCTGCAGGGTAGCTTCCCATGTTTTTTTGGCTGCAGGCTGTTGGCGCGGACCTGTGCatccgtgtgtgtgtgttcgttctcgtctgtgcatccagttTGGGTGGTCTTCcttttggatgcacatccaaggtcatggtggtggcagcggtgGCCCTTTGCAAGGAAGGCGTTCTAGTTCACCCCAACTGGACAACTGGTTAATTCGAGCCAAGACAGTGGAAGAGAGTCTTCATGCTTCCCGCAGAGTGgcttccttgctacaggatctagGCAATTTTCAGCCATCTCAGAAGCTGGAGTATCTCAGAGTTTGATTCGAAtcaaggcagggcagagtatttctgccaGTCTCAGATGCTGTGAGTTTGATCCCTGCGGAACTCTGTTTGTCCAACCATGTGGTCTTATCTTCAGGACACAGGACTATGTGGTGAGGCTGCTCCTTCTGTAAGAGGTGAGATCCCAGTTGGATTAGTGGTTACATgcggatcatctcaggaaggggtTTTCCTTGACAATGCCGGATTGGTTGGaactcacaacagatgcaagcctctggggctggggggctcactgtcaggagctgatggtgCAAGGGCGCTGGAATGCAGTACAgtggcagtggaacatcaacagactagaggcacGAGCAGTTTGGTGAGCCAAAGGCACATCAACCGAGTGGGTAGAGGCTCAGACAGGAGCCAGGAACCCCTGCTGAAGTGGAACATCCAAATTAGCGGTCACGATCACTGCAGCGCTAGAGGGAAGTCTGAACAAGCTGTCGACTCAGATTGAGGGGACTGGTACACAATTTGCTGGCTTTCAACAGGGCCTCTCTGACGCTGAACATCGCATATCCAGATTGGAAAATCGCATGGCCACTCTGGAAAGCCACTGTCACCGAGCTTCAGAAATCTGCTGGTTTTCCTAAATCTAAAGTGGATGACTTAGAAAATCATTCCTGAAGGAACAATTTGAGGTTGGTGGGCATCCCAGAATTGATTTCGGAATCTAAGTTGGTTGCAATCTTGGAAAGATGAACTGAGCACAAGCAATGGGACTACGCTCTTGGAAAGGGCACATAGGTTGAGCCCTCAAAATCAAGCCCAAAATTGTGACAAATCCTGAGTAGTCATCCTTCATGTTCTGAATTTGGCTCATAAAGTGGAAATACTGAGGGCATACAGACTGAAGATTGTTATATATTTGTAGATGTCTCTTTGGACATCATATTCTCTTGGGGAGTGTATATGCTCCTAATACTTACTCTCCTGCTTTCTTTGCTCAACTAGTGAATTTGCTATTGCAGTCCTCACAGATTCCTATCCTATTGAGGGGAGACTTTAATGTGGTATCCAATCCCACACTAGATCGTGACCCTAACCTCTTAGAAGTAGAAGGGGTATTTCTTATTTGTGTGAGCATCTTCATCTGTTAGATGCCTGGAGGTGTTTATACCTAGTAGAGATTGATTTTACCCATTGTTCTAGAGCACATGAACCTAAATCCAGATTGGTTTATTTGTTAGTCTCAGATACTGTTCTTTCACAAGTACTCAGTGGTGAAATTGGCCCTATGGAAATTTTGGATCATGCCCCATATGGATTCTTTTAGAGGGTTTCACAGCATCCACTACTAAAGGGCATTGAAAACTCCCTTCCTATTTATATCACGATaaaacttttcatttttatttgatcCAACAATGGCAAGATTGTGTGGATTTTAATGGAATTCATACAGACACCCCTTTATTGTTTTGGAAAGGACTAAAGCTGTATTGCTAGGTGCTCCAATATCATACATAGCTCGGAAAAATAAGTGGACAGCCAAAGAGATACTCGTTTTAGAAAAGCAACTGTGTTTAGATAAAATTAAAACCCCCACACTTTCTGACTACACAGACTGCTTTGATACATCAACAAACCAAAAAGGGTCTCTCATATTATAAATATAAACGTTTACTTCATGGAAATAAAACAGATCGCATGTTGGCTAATGTAGTACATGCGTGGAGGGGGAAATCCTATATAGTGCTAGGAAAACACGAGATGGCCATCCAATCCGGAACTCAAAGATATTGGGGAATTGTTTGCCACCTTTTATAAAAATTTGTATTCCTCAGAAGTGATTGATGTAGACGAAATAGGGAAATATTTACCCTTCATCCATATTCCTAGATTGACAGGATAATTTGCAATTTCTCAATGCCCCCTTAAAATTTACTGAGATATACTCCCTTATAAAGCACTCTCCTCTGTGTAAAGCTCCAGGTCCTGAGGGACTGGTCTGGAGAATTCTATAAGATACTAATTCACCAAATTTGTCTACTGATGGGGAAAACGTATGAAGCTTTTTTGCAGGAAAAttagttataagaacataagaaaatgccatactgggtcagaccaagggtccatcaagcccagcatcctgtttccaacagtggccaatccaagccacaagaacctggcaagtacccaaacactaagaagatcccatgctactgatgcaattaatagcagtggctactccctaagtaaacttgattaatagccgttaatggacttctcctccaagaacttatccaaaccttttttgaacccagctacactaactgcactaaccacatcctctggcaacaaattccagagtttaattgtgcattgagtgaaaaagaactttctccaattagttttaaatgtgctacatgctaacttcatggaatgccccctagtccttctattatccaaaagagtaaataaccgattcacatttacccgttctagacctctcataattttaaacacctctacattatcccccctcagccgtctcttctccaagctgaaaagtcttaacctcttcagcctttcctcataggggagctgttccattccccttattttggtaacccttctctgtaccttctccatcgtaattatatcttttctgagatgcggcgaccagaattgtacacagtaatcaagatgcggtctcacgatggagcgatacagaggcattatgacattttccgttctattaaccattccctttctaataattcccaacattctgtttgcttttttgactgctgcaggacactgaaccgacgatttcaatgtgttatccactatgacgcctagatctctttcttgggttgtagcacctaatatggaacccaacattgtgtaactatagcatgggttatttttccctatatgcatcaccttgcacttatccacattaaatttcatctgccatttggatgcccaatcttccagtctcacaatgtcttcctgcaatttatcacaatctgcttgtgatttaactactctgaataatgttgtttcatctgcaaatctgattacctcacgcgtcgtatttctttccagatcatttatatggaGGCAAATGTAGCAACTATTGTGGTTCTGCCAAAGCCTGGTTGAGCTCCTTTGCTGACAGGTTCTTACAGACTAATTTCTTTATTAAACTAGGAGGTTAAATTGCTAGCACAAATACTGGCAGATAGACTATCAAAAAGTCTTCCCTCCTTGATCTCCCCAGTAAAAGTAGGTTTTACTAAGGGGAGATACGCAGCAACTAATGTGCACAAGGAGCTTGCCTCTATGGTTTGCTctttacaaaataatttaaaatctctACTTATTagttttgatgccactttgcatAAATATGAATTTCAAGGTTGCTTTTTGACCCATCCAAATATATTATATGAAAATCCACGAGCCAGAGTTCTGTTTAATGGGGGAACTCTTGGCGGGTTTTGCTTTGCAACGTGGTACCTGACAGGGGTGTCCACTGTCCCCGCTTCTTTTTGTTCTCTCTTTAGACGCTTTTATACGCAAAATTCCGCTTAGCATTTTGTTAAGAGAGGCGGATAATAAgtattatttataaataaataaataaatatggatgaCAATGTTCCGGGGATTTCTATAGAGAATTGTTCTTTTAAAATTGCTGCTTTTGATGATGACCTACTCTTGTACATTTCTGAGCCTCGCATGTCTCTTCAATCTTTAGGGGCAGACTTTCAAAGGCTACGAGtgtaacatacgtgcgtaacccgagaaaatctgcccctgcgtgcgccaagcctattttgcataggctcagtgacgcacgcaagccccgggacacgcgtatgtcccggggcttgcaaaaggggcggggcgtggctggagcctccaggcacagcggccatttgctgctgtgcccgggatcacgggccggcGGTTGGCCGGCGCGTGTAAGCTATGCCTGctg is from Rhinatrema bivittatum chromosome 2, aRhiBiv1.1, whole genome shotgun sequence and encodes:
- the LOC115085894 gene encoding zinc finger protein 665-like; translation: MPAGTSAQVPVTFEDIAVYFSQEEWEDLEEWQKELYKEVMKENHQTLSSLGTGSPTVTPDIISHIERGEEPYIRDEPGSEEGGTGRSSCSENDESRNSNTEIHHRELSGNPEGSKMFSERGEAVTTSHTDWGKNYSNRRISERNSTGDVALCEQSARNITQTEEEQRNLTTEERCACDVCGIFCSNAETLRSEQRSLNEERPSTSTECEKTFSQKREQKQEEGTGKTPITYSVYGKDMSRTRKLRQTQKINKEEKPFINTDCRERLLNKTILPKHQHSPTEERPISSIHSDKMFIQKGKLIRQTKSHPRERPISNNECKNSSCKRKTLTENPQNEIGERPFSYTTAEKHLRKKAELLPPQKNQKGKRRFTHTECEKDFRQKMKLRKQKKIHLTENQVSYNEFCKSFSHSAHLRSHQRIHIGVKQFIYNECGKGFSQKIQLTKHQKIHSRGKQFTCNKCGKGYSHKTNLTRHQKIHIEVKLLTCTECGKGFSQKIQLTRHQKIHTGVKQFKCTVCDKAFSLNSLLQSHQRIHTGVKPFTCTECGKGFKQKAHLTSHQRIHTGMKPFTCTECGKNFSLNSNLKSHQRTHTGVKPFSCTECGISFSHKPQLTSHQAVHTGVKPFTCTDCGKGFSSKVGLIKHKTIHTGVKSFTCSECGLGFNQKTQLISHQTVHTGVKPFTCSECGKCFTCKINLISHQTIHTGIKPFTCSECSKSFRLKSQLIGHQATHTGVKPFTCSECGKGFSWKGSLIYHQRIHTGVKPFRCSECGKGFSCKINMMSHKAIHTGVKSFTCTVCGKSFRLKNQLISHQAIHTGVKPFTCYECGKGFNEKNDLTTHQTVHIGERSFTCSECGKGFNRKTHLISHQIIHTGVKPFTCTECGKVFSRKSNLKSHQGIHSELKQFTCAECGKGFSLKTRLTRHQTIHTEVKPFKCTECSKAFRSKTNLKIHQLIHTGVKSFTCSECGKQFSHKNSLRMHQKIHIAYQETE